One segment of Laspinema palackyanum D2c DNA contains the following:
- a CDS encoding AAA family ATPase has protein sequence MTMIISHIVLKNWRNFRLVDVDLQDRVFLVGPNACGKSNFLDSLRFLRDLAKDGGGLQKAVRDRGGLSKIRSLYARRYPDVEIEIHLTESGSEQILWRYGIGIKQKKGGQNDPIVAYERVWKGNKQIVDRPNFDDEKDELRLTQTYLEQINANAEFRDISKFLETILYLHLIPQLVRHPEAFGIPGLSEDPFGRTFLERVAKTPEKTRKSRLKKIEAALQFAVPQLKNLTDTKDVMGVPHLEAVYEHWRPQAGKQREDQFSDGTLRLIGLLWALLETNSLLLLEEPELSLNAGIISKLPALIYRLQSRKKRQVILSSHSADLLADKSIGGEEVLLMTPTPDGTKVQQASSIAEIKPLLDAGLSVADAALPHTIPPEVAQLNLFT, from the coding sequence ATGACTATGATTATTTCTCATATTGTTCTAAAAAATTGGCGTAATTTTCGCTTAGTAGACGTTGATTTACAAGACCGAGTATTTCTGGTGGGTCCTAATGCTTGCGGAAAATCAAATTTTTTGGATTCCTTGCGATTTTTGCGAGATTTGGCTAAAGATGGAGGGGGGTTGCAGAAAGCAGTCAGGGATCGGGGAGGTCTGTCTAAAATTCGTAGTTTGTATGCCCGTCGGTATCCAGATGTTGAGATAGAAATTCATTTAACAGAATCGGGTTCTGAACAGATACTTTGGCGTTATGGAATTGGAATAAAACAAAAAAAAGGGGGGCAAAATGACCCAATTGTTGCTTATGAACGAGTCTGGAAAGGCAATAAGCAAATCGTTGATCGACCCAATTTTGATGATGAAAAAGATGAACTTAGGCTGACTCAGACTTATTTAGAACAAATTAATGCCAATGCCGAATTTAGAGATATTTCTAAGTTTCTGGAGACGATTCTCTATCTACATTTAATCCCTCAGCTTGTTCGCCATCCCGAAGCATTTGGAATTCCGGGATTATCGGAAGACCCTTTTGGCAGAACCTTTTTAGAACGAGTAGCTAAAACTCCGGAAAAAACTCGAAAATCTCGACTTAAAAAAATTGAAGCGGCTTTACAATTTGCGGTCCCCCAATTAAAAAATCTCACGGATACTAAAGATGTAATGGGAGTCCCTCATCTGGAAGCGGTTTATGAACATTGGCGTCCTCAAGCAGGCAAACAACGGGAGGATCAGTTTTCTGATGGCACTTTACGTCTCATTGGGTTACTGTGGGCACTTTTGGAAACAAATTCTTTATTGCTACTAGAGGAACCCGAACTGTCTTTAAATGCCGGGATTATTAGTAAACTTCCGGCTCTCATTTATCGTCTTCAAAGTCGAAAAAAACGGCAAGTCATTCTGAGCAGTCATAGTGCCGATTTACTCGCCGATAAAAGTATCGGAGGGGAAGAAGTGTTATTGATGACTCCTACTCCGGACGGAACTAAAGTTCAACAGGCGTCCTCAATTGCAGAGATCAAACCCTTATTA